The Spiroplasma clarkii genome has a window encoding:
- a CDS encoding ABC transporter permease: MTISLLSSGTFPYLMGTTSSFFVVFLLAALASMFSERSGVVNLGVEGYMTIGALTFAITTNKLYSGSDWTQVVGFLTAFIVAGIFSLLHIFASLKLKCDQIISGTAINLLAQGIGLFVVTSGVIGDPTKIDTFSFKISLDSNDIFTIYLIISMIIIAVMGIYFSLTRTGKRHIAAGENPNALEAAGISVLKYRFWCVMLSSAIAGIAGAFYVMNRTSGSFYGSVNGFGFLGLAIMIAGQWRIKFITLFSAIFALFFAIADVLPVMVTSFPQGDWVKALPFIFSLIAMMAISRMSKPPAASGVPYDKSAR; the protein is encoded by the coding sequence ATGACTATATCACTACTTAGTTCAGGAACATTTCCCTATTTAATGGGAACAACATCAAGTTTCTTTGTGGTTTTCCTACTAGCAGCTTTGGCTTCAATGTTTTCTGAAAGATCTGGGGTTGTTAACCTTGGGGTTGAGGGATACATGACAATTGGAGCCTTAACTTTTGCTATTACAACCAATAAACTATATAGTGGTTCAGATTGAACCCAGGTTGTTGGTTTCTTAACAGCATTTATTGTTGCTGGAATATTTTCACTATTACACATTTTTGCTTCATTGAAGCTGAAATGTGATCAAATTATTTCAGGAACTGCCATAAACTTATTGGCACAAGGAATTGGTCTTTTTGTAGTAACTTCAGGAGTTATTGGAGACCCAACAAAAATTGACACCTTTTCATTTAAGATATCATTAGATTCAAATGATATCTTTACAATTTACTTAATTATCTCAATGATAATTATTGCAGTAATGGGAATTTACTTCTCCCTAACAAGGACAGGTAAAAGACATATAGCAGCTGGGGAAAACCCAAATGCATTAGAAGCTGCCGGAATAAGTGTCTTAAAATATAGATTTTGATGTGTAATGCTTTCATCAGCTATTGCTGGGATTGCTGGAGCATTTTATGTTATGAACAGAACCTCAGGATCATTTTATGGATCTGTTAATGGATTTGGATTCTTAGGACTTGCAATTATGATTGCTGGACAATGAAGAATTAAATTTATTACATTATTTTCAGCAATATTTGCCTTATTCTTTGCAATTGCTGATGTATTACCAGTAATGGTTACAAGTTTCCCACAAGGAGACTGAGTTAAAGCTTTACCATTTATCTTCTCATTAATTGCTATGATGGCAATATCAAGAATGTCAAAACCACCAGCAGCATCTGGGGTACCATATGACAAATCAGCCAGATAA